One [Clostridium] saccharolyticum WM1 DNA segment encodes these proteins:
- the pstC gene encoding phosphate ABC transporter permease subunit PstC, with product MRPKSYSIFSGHGSKSGVEHAAEVIFTVCGFFAVLAVASISLYMIISGTPALFKVGILDILFGTIWKPEAASPSFGILYVILTSIVGTAMAILIGVPIGVMTAVFLAEVAPARLTKIVRPAVELLAGIPSVIYGLLGILILNPMMYKLELSIFEGSTTHQFTGGANLISAVLVLALMILPTVINISETALRAVPQHLRSASLALGATKIQTIFNAVLPAAKSGIITAIVLGTGRAIGEAMAISLVSGSSVNFPFPFRSVRFLTTAIVSEMSYSAGLHKQVLFTIGLVLFAFIMIINITLNNLLKKGEERHDK from the coding sequence ATGCGACCAAAGTCTTATTCCATATTTAGCGGCCATGGTAGTAAATCAGGGGTTGAACATGCTGCAGAGGTTATTTTTACCGTCTGCGGCTTCTTTGCCGTTCTGGCCGTTGCTTCTATCAGCCTGTACATGATCATAAGCGGAACTCCTGCCCTTTTTAAGGTAGGGATCCTGGACATTCTCTTTGGAACTATCTGGAAGCCGGAAGCCGCTTCTCCAAGCTTTGGCATTCTCTATGTCATTCTGACCTCCATCGTTGGAACGGCAATGGCTATATTGATCGGTGTTCCCATTGGAGTTATGACCGCCGTTTTTCTGGCTGAGGTAGCGCCTGCCAGGCTCACTAAAATTGTACGTCCGGCTGTGGAGCTGTTAGCCGGCATTCCTTCTGTTATTTATGGTTTGCTAGGAATCCTGATTTTAAATCCCATGATGTATAAACTGGAACTATCAATATTTGAAGGTTCCACTACTCACCAGTTTACCGGAGGCGCTAATTTAATCTCAGCCGTTTTGGTGCTGGCCTTAATGATTCTTCCTACGGTTATCAATATCAGTGAAACCGCACTCCGGGCAGTGCCCCAGCATTTGCGGAGCGCTTCCCTGGCCCTTGGAGCCACCAAGATCCAGACCATTTTCAATGCGGTCCTGCCGGCAGCGAAATCCGGTATCATCACTGCCATCGTCCTAGGAACAGGGCGGGCCATCGGTGAGGCAATGGCCATCAGCCTGGTGTCCGGAAGCTCCGTAAACTTTCCTTTCCCCTTCCGCTCGGTCCGTTTTCTGACCACTGCCATTGTTTCAGAAATGTCTTATTCCGCCGGACTCCACAAACAGGTGCTCTTTACCATTGGCCTTGTCCTGTTTGCTTTTATTATGATCATTAACATTACACTTAATAACCTGTTAAAGAAAGGAGAGGAACGTCATGACAAATGA
- a CDS encoding phosphate ABC transporter substrate-binding protein, whose translation MKKNIGKALALAGLAVLTMGTLAGCGSNNAETPAPNTTTAAGASTETTSAGSTTAKEEASADLKGSVSMVGSTSMEKFATALSEIFMEKYPNVTVQAEFVGSGAGIEAVSNGSADIGNSSRNLKEEEKAKGVSENIVAIDGIAVVSDPSNTVENLTKDQLISIYNGTITNWKDFGGADQPIVVIGRESGSGTRSAFEELLKLEDACKYSNELDSTGAVMAKVASTPGSIGYVSLDVLDDTVKTMKLENTEPTPENIKAGSYFLSRPFVMATKGEISEQNELVKALFDYIHSAEGTELVKSVGLIPAN comes from the coding sequence ATGAAAAAAAATATAGGAAAAGCACTTGCATTAGCTGGATTGGCAGTTCTTACCATGGGAACCTTAGCAGGCTGCGGCAGCAATAATGCAGAGACACCGGCTCCTAATACAACCACTGCGGCTGGCGCTTCCACTGAAACAACCTCTGCCGGATCCACCACCGCCAAGGAGGAGGCATCTGCCGATTTAAAAGGCTCTGTCAGCATGGTTGGTTCTACCTCTATGGAGAAGTTCGCAACCGCTTTAAGTGAAATCTTTATGGAAAAATATCCGAATGTTACCGTACAGGCTGAATTCGTAGGCTCCGGTGCAGGAATTGAAGCAGTCTCCAATGGTTCTGCCGATATCGGTAATTCTTCCCGTAATTTAAAAGAGGAAGAAAAGGCAAAGGGCGTTTCTGAAAATATCGTTGCAATCGACGGCATCGCTGTTGTGTCAGACCCCTCCAATACCGTTGAAAATTTAACAAAGGATCAGCTGATCAGCATTTATAATGGTACAATCACCAACTGGAAGGATTTCGGCGGAGCTGACCAGCCGATCGTTGTCATCGGCCGCGAGTCCGGCTCTGGTACAAGAAGCGCTTTTGAAGAGCTGTTAAAGCTGGAAGACGCCTGTAAGTACAGCAATGAACTGGACAGCACCGGTGCTGTCATGGCAAAGGTCGCTTCCACCCCAGGTTCTATCGGTTATGTTTCCCTGGATGTTCTTGACGATACCGTTAAGACCATGAAGCTGGAAAACACAGAGCCTACTCCGGAAAACATCAAGGCCGGCTCCTATTTCTTAAGCCGTCCATTCGTTATGGCTACCAAGGGAGAGATTTCCGAGCAGAACGAGCTGGTGAAAGCTTTGTTTGATTATATCCATTCTGCGGAAGGAACAGAATTGGTAAAATCCGTTGGTTTAATCCCGGCAAACTAA
- a CDS encoding plasmid pRiA4b ORF-3 family protein, with product MGAYQLKITIKGSKPPIWRRVLVPEGITFGKLHQMIQTAFCWSDGYLYEFEFRSEGVRVVPNKENWSPKFQYLFSDETISRLVSSNSKFTYTYGADKNWELSIQVEDMVVDYKESCGQVVKFKGAEVPETCGSIAGYYELLESGSKGSEEYNITEVNRRLSQGGKSASEEVRMEDIYNCYDKNSILEIAKRHGMSGLSKLKKEELAERTIAHILDQKVMSRYFLCARDSEIKLFEQLAEGDFLVPSTELEEMDFLYAGGYVTAGLNNQFMVAKEVIKAYKEVNTPEFKEERERLSKIGDYFRAANSLYAVTPIQVLLETFNKYEDKKLTAEELLQAHELLQSFRPVAVYTDGKFVDGALAEQNGMEELLRMQKKVPYYIPAQQEIRFLADHGGFLMTQELGLLSTFLRDEMKVSDEKITYILRQVQAEISMGGQLPEIVDGIEAAGIIFESEEHMERFTSIITDVWNHTRMVLNRGHKPYEMVMKGLETVSVQRKNPPKIYPNDPCSCGSGKKYKKCCGKKS from the coding sequence ATGGGAGCATATCAACTGAAAATCACGATCAAAGGCAGCAAGCCGCCTATTTGGAGAAGGGTTCTGGTACCGGAAGGGATAACCTTTGGGAAGCTTCACCAAATGATTCAGACAGCATTCTGCTGGTCCGATGGATACCTGTATGAATTTGAATTCCGTTCTGAAGGAGTAAGGGTAGTTCCCAATAAGGAGAACTGGTCTCCCAAATTTCAATATCTTTTCAGTGATGAAACCATCAGCAGACTGGTGTCCAGTAACAGCAAGTTTACCTATACATATGGTGCTGATAAGAATTGGGAGCTTTCAATCCAAGTAGAAGATATGGTTGTGGATTATAAAGAAAGCTGTGGTCAGGTGGTTAAATTCAAAGGGGCTGAAGTTCCTGAAACCTGCGGAAGCATTGCCGGGTATTATGAACTATTAGAATCAGGTTCCAAAGGATCCGAAGAATATAATATTACTGAAGTCAACCGTCGCTTAAGCCAGGGGGGGAAGTCTGCTTCGGAAGAGGTCCGTATGGAAGACATTTATAACTGTTATGATAAGAACAGTATTCTTGAGATTGCAAAAAGACACGGCATGAGCGGGCTTTCTAAATTAAAAAAGGAAGAGCTGGCTGAACGGACCATTGCCCATATCCTGGATCAGAAGGTCATGAGCCGATATTTCCTCTGTGCCCGTGATTCAGAAATCAAGCTGTTCGAGCAGTTGGCAGAGGGTGATTTTCTAGTTCCCTCTACTGAATTAGAGGAAATGGATTTTCTTTACGCAGGAGGCTATGTAACTGCAGGACTTAACAATCAATTTATGGTTGCAAAAGAGGTAATAAAGGCATATAAAGAGGTGAATACTCCGGAATTTAAAGAAGAGCGTGAACGCCTCAGCAAGATCGGGGATTATTTCCGGGCAGCCAATTCCCTGTATGCCGTCACTCCGATCCAGGTACTTCTGGAAACCTTTAATAAATACGAAGATAAGAAGCTTACTGCAGAAGAGCTTCTTCAGGCCCATGAGCTTCTTCAGTCCTTCCGTCCGGTGGCTGTGTACACGGATGGGAAATTTGTGGATGGGGCTCTGGCAGAACAGAATGGCATGGAAGAATTACTTCGGATGCAGAAAAAAGTTCCTTATTATATCCCTGCCCAGCAGGAGATCCGTTTTCTGGCGGACCATGGGGGCTTTTTAATGACTCAGGAATTAGGTTTGCTGAGCACATTCTTAAGGGATGAAATGAAGGTTTCCGATGAAAAGATCACCTATATTCTGCGTCAGGTGCAGGCGGAGATCAGCATGGGCGGCCAGCTCCCTGAAATTGTAGATGGCATAGAGGCGGCCGGTATCATTTTTGAATCGGAAGAGCATATGGAACGGTTCACAAGTATTATCACAGATGTATGGAACCATACCAGGATGGTGTTGAACAGAGGACACAAGCCGTATGAAATGGTGATGAAAGGGTTAGAAACAGTTTCCGTTCAGCGAAAAAATCCTCCAAAGATCTATCCAAATGATCCTTGTTCCTGTGGCAGCGGAAAAAAATATAAGAAATGCTGCGGGAAAAAAAGCTAG